AAACACTTATACAGAAAGGAAAGTAACTATTAAGCCATATATTAAATTATGATATTTCCATATCATGATTGAGAACTCAAAATAGACTGACAGAAGCCATTTTTAAGTTTACATCCAGTTTCATCTCTTATTTTTCCACTCTGTCTTTCCCTGTATGTATTTTAATGGTCAGCATGAAAATATTGTTTATATACAAACTAATTACATTTAGTCCTGTAAAAAGGTCACCACTTTTTGTGATTTCTGATTATTTAGGCAATTCATTTCCTACATGCAAGATACTTTTCAGAataggggaggagggggagctaTTTCCTATTTTACAACCTCTGCAAGAGTAAAATAAAACTGATTTTATGTCAGTACAGACTTTGCTgtaccttcatagaatcagttttGGATACACATATTGTAAGTTAAAAAGGTGACCTATGCATTAAAATAAGTTGTCTTGCATTTGTAAGCCCTAACAACAGATAAAGTGTCAAGAAACATCTAGGGCTTTCATGAAAAGCTAAGTTTTCCTCTTTGGAATCTCCAAAATTCAAGCTGTTTCTCTAATTCTGCAGCAAAAGTAACAGTAATACAAAACAGCAACATAAATATGGTCCCTCAATGGAAAAATGAAGCATTTTTATCCAGACAGTAGTCTGGGTTCTCCCAGGTCTTGCACATGCTAACACAGCATTCTGTCACAACAGAGAACTTACTGATTTATTACACCTAACCACTGCCTCCAGAGTGTAAGGTCCAGGAGCTGTTTCATGGACAGAAATAATTGCTCTCACAAAATTCAAAGAAACTACCTTTAAAGGTTTAGTTGaggattttgtttttaaacagagTCAAATTCTGTGAACTGCAGAGATCTCCAAGCATGGCAAATAAAAGTCCAAGTTAAGAATTTCCATAGGATTAATATCATCATGTACACTGCACACTTCATTGCACAGTCAATTAGATGCTGTGATATTTAAAGCACCTGTACCACCTTCAATACTCAAGTGCACTCATGCTATGAGTGGTTAGGCTACAAATGTGCTGAAACTGAGTTTGAAAGATAAGACATTAACAATCTACCACCTCAGTTGTCTTGTTTTTCAAATGCTCTCATGTACTCAAGGCACATCTGGACTGTAATGAGAGCTCTTTTGAGAAAGTAGTGCCCTAGAACTAATTTCTTGGGTGGTGGGGGAAAAAcactaaaacaaaacagaaggcaATGGCTACTCTATACAAAAGGCAAGGTTTATTCTTCCAAGGTGAACTTCACTACTGGGTAGATGACTGGTGCAAGTCCCATTCATCATTTATGTTCTAAAAAAGGGCTATTTTGGTACCTCAAGCAGATGCTGGCCTTATGCCAAACTCCTGAGTAGTGGTAAATTTTCAGCACAGAACCTGAAGTACAGAAGCAACAAAAGCTATTACAAAAAATTAAACCTATTTTCCACAATAACATGGCCACAAGAATCACTTTAAAACAGCACTAGTTGATTTTAACGACATCATAGCACCAGAAGTTACCCTGTGGATTCAGAGAACTATAAAATGCATGTCTTTGTAGCTGAGAAGTTATCGTTAGCAAGCTAGTGGAACACTGGCTTTCCAGGACACACTGCAAAATGCAGCACTGGCAAACTGAACTTAACTCTGGGAATACCAACATcaagtttttcatttcactggtGACCATCACAAATTCTATCATAGATTCCCCTAACCACTTCTGCAAAACACTAAAAGAACTGATCTTTTTCCACTGTAAACCAAACCCAGCATAGCAGTGCCTAGAACAAGATACAAACTCAGTATTTCAGTGGAAAGTATAGATTAGGTAACAGCACATTTGTCAAAAGGGATGAACTATAGCTTTTTATCCATGCCTAATCAGAATGTCAAATACTGGatatagagaggaaaaaacccaaacacaaaaccccagAACAATAAGCCCCCACAACAGAGATGTCAATAAACAGTTAAAACTCATGGTATTTGCTTTTAGTATTTATACCTTGTTGTGATCCATAAAATGCACTCATGCCAAAGCCATGAAGATCCAAGTCCTACTGTATCATCAACATCCTTGTGGAGGGAAAACACATCAAAAGTCTGCTGCTACTAACTCAGAAGAGTATTCTTGGAAATGGTGTTCACAAGTTACACGCCCTCTTGAAATTCTTGTTTTAGTAAAGGCTACTACTGGTTCTACTTTGAGCCTCACCTGAGAAAATAGGGAAGTTCAACCCCAGGTCAAACAAAAGGTCAAAGTCTGTTTGAAGCTCCTGATGGTCTCACTCCTGTAACTTCTTGTTTCAGTGCATGTGTAAGTTAGCTAATTCCTAGCCAGCACCTTCAagtaaacaacaaaaaagaagttGCTGACATGGATATTGGTTGAATGGAATGCTGCTTTGAAACACTGACCAAACTACTCTTGTTGAAGTCAGAGGTCTGAAAGGCAACTTGCTTTTGTATTTCTCATCAGGCTGTATCCCTACACATGTACGCTGCCTGTACTGACTCTCTCTCTTCCCATGTTGTTCCCCTCTCATTGCAAAGCAAAAGCTCTGCttttcagagaaaacaaaaccaccttAAAGGCTTACTAACACATTCACCCAAATGAATTTACAGCAAGCAACATCACCTTCCCCAACATCTCCAATTAAAGGAAGCCAGTTATTAGGATATCAGTTTTATGTATGAAAATAAAGTGCATGACTGTCACTGAGAGCTTTGTTGATCTCAGGTTAGCAGTTAGTGTTAGTCCTCAGCAACATCAGTAAATTACTAATTAAAACAAATTGGTAACATGAGTCACAAATCTGCAAGAGCACATATAAAAAAAAGTTCTGTATCTATGGGTAAAATAATGATAAAGCAAAGTAAAATGAAATCCCTTGTCCTTTGTAGAACTGAGCCTGTTATACAGCTACCCCAACATGCAGCACCTGGAATGAAGAATCACAGTCTGTCTGCTTCCCTTCTACTATTCCCGAATTCATtttgcagccttctgctgtctGGCTGATTTCACCTCGGGTAGGGGAAGATGTATCTTGAGGGAGATCTACAGAGACACTGTCAGATGAAGAATCTTGGCTTCCTACTGAAACAGCAATTTGCATCCAGTTGCCCTCAGTGTCATCATTGCAGTTTGTTCCTtcatcagcctcctccagctgctgaacTGATTTCAAATACTGCTGTATTAGACTGTTGTCCTGCTCATTATTAGAGCTCTCTTTACTCTGCCCACATTCCCCATGGCCATCTTCTGTATCTGAAGAACCTGCTGAAATGGAATTGTCACATTGTTTGACAGTTTGCATTGAAAGAGAGCTCTCTGGTCCTTCCACTAAGCTCTTTTCAGAGCTACTCAAGTCACCATCATGAGTCTGATCAGCCATGGAAGAATGAAAGCCAGAATCTGGGTACCGCAACAAGGACTTTTCCTGAATAACATCAGTAGATGGAACTAACAGAGCAGGGCTAACATCTGCTGGGGTTTCTTGCTCAAGTGTGGATGATCGAATAGATGGTTCAGATGGACACAGAGCACCGGCTGAAGGGATCCCAGGTTGCTGAGTGGCACCTAAATTCTGTGTCACTGACAGCTGCCATTGTTGAAGGGACTGAACCTGTATAGTATAGAGAAAAAGTCATTAAAAAATGCAACTAAGAAAGTACTTgaatattcatagaatggtttgggttgaaaggaaccttaaagatcatctagctccaactcccttagaccaggttgctcaaggcctcatccaacctggccttgaacagctccaggcagggtACACCCAGGACTTTGCTGGgcatctgttccagtgttacaccattaagaatttctttccaatatccagtctaaatctaatCTCCTCTATCTTCAAACTTTTTGGATTATTTCTTGCAATCATCAACAAAGCTCTGGTAGAAAATCTAAGCCTGAGTCAAGtaacaaaatattttttataCCTTTAAGGAAAATATATTGTTCCCATTGTTAAATATTGTCTTTTAAACCCAGATGCCCAACACAAACCTCCCAGTGCAAGTACCTGAAGAAAAAGGAATCTACtctgaaaaacagaaaagatGGGAAACCTTTATGAAATAACTTGTGATTAAGGAAGCAGGCAGACTTGTTTTTGGAAAAGCAGCTTACCAAAAGATGCATTAATAACTTTTCTACTTTACAAGTGAATTGCTCACAAGCAACATAGATTGGCACTATACCATCTGTCCTGAGCATCTAGCAGTCACATAATTCTTCACACTTCTGCTGAGTTTATTTAGCTTCCCTTGcactttgtcatccttctcacAGCAGGCTATAATTTAGCCTTTTGTAGCAAAACAATTGTTCTTGCACTAACACTTTAGAATGTTACTTTCCCCAATAACACCAGCATAGCAAACAGCATGGCAATTAGATTCTAATAAGCCATCCTAGTCATcactagggggaaaaaataaccaTACTGACTATTTTTTTCCACCATCTACACTATAAAACAATGCCTTTTGAATTTATAcataagcagaaaaaaaataaaagtactAAAACTATTTACCTGGTTCCAAAGAAATCTGACAGCTTCCTCCTGAACAAGCCTCTGAATTttatcttcctctctttcttttcttaacCTGGAAGAACATGTACCCAAATTTATGCAGCTTAAATAAGCAACATTTAGGTAACAAGAAGAATCACAAAAATGCCAACTTATGTAATGTTACTCTATGGAGTCTAACATTAAGACATTACTGCAGTCTGGCTTGCTATCAATATCCAGCTGCTGAGTTCAAGTTTCTTTTTCAGAGTTATATTAAGattctgctttcttttgctgcagcacaTTAATTGCTTTGTCAATACTTTAAATGATGGAGATTTTTTGTGAACTCAATTCAAGCTCTTCATTTTAGGTAAAAGTGCTGCTCTTtcctgcacagaaaaaaaaaaccaacaaaatagTGCTCCTTCATTTCAAATTATGCTTTCCCCAACTGATACCACTTGGATGTAAGTATGATGTGTAATCATTAGAAGTTTCTAGAGTTTCACTGAGGGTTCAGTTGGATTCATGGAACATTGGTCACTTGTGATAGCAAAATGTCTGTCAGGCTGCCAATTCCTAAGCTGATCCAGAAGGGCATTAACTAAATCTACATTTTCTGTCTTATAAATAAATTGAAGAACTTTGATAATGGTCTCCTCTAAACATGAATTCATGGCAGAATGAATGCAGTACAGAACTGCATTTTTAAATTGCCTCATGCAAGGCAGAGAATTCTTCTTTTCACCAGTAACAGAGGAATGACTCTCAATATGGACACATCATTTATAGGCTCTCTAATTGCTAGGAGACAAGTGAAAAAAATGAACCACACTTCACAATTTCTATTTTGGTTATGTGGTGAAACGTGCAAGTCCTGCAAAGAAGGGAACAAAGAAATGTCCTCTAGCCCAACCTACTCATATAAAGCACTTCAAGGGTATGAACAGCTATGGGCATCACTTTGCTTATCTTACGAGAAGCAATTCTCTACTATCACTAAAATTGGGTATTACCAACGCTAGGTTCCTGTGTGAGCAGTGATCTCAAGACCCACTTATTCTGAAAAATCCAAGAACAATCATaggtagggtttggaagggacctctagagatcatccagtccaatgcccctggcaaagcaggatcatctaaaGACGGTCACGCAGGAACACATACAGGTGAGTTTTAGAAgtctccactacctctctggacagcctgctccagtagtCTGTAACaacccttaaattaaagaagttcctcctcatgtttagagtCTATGTTCAAGCTTGCTCCCTTATCATGTCACTGGGCACCGCTGACTGAAACATGGTcccttcctcctgacactcagctTTAAAGTACTGATGAGATCCACCTTCCcagtcttctgttttccagactaaaaagacccAATTATCTGAGTCTTTCTTTGTAACAGAGACGTTCCAGCCCCCCTTGGCATCTTTTTAGCCCTTTACTGTATCCCCTCCAgaagttccctgtccttcttgaaccgaggatcccagaactggacaaagtaaTCCAGATGTGATCTCATAAGGGTgtagcagagggggagaagaacctcccttagcGTGCTTGCTACACTCCTCTCGGCACCTTacaatgccattggccttcttggccacaagggcacattgctggctcatggttgccctattgtccaccagcactcccaggtacttttccccagagctgctctccagtagcTCAATACTGATCCATGGGGCTGTTCCCCTACGACACAGAAGTTAAAACTTGCCCTTAACAAATTTCATGTGATTTTCCCCATAGTAACAATGGTTATATTCATTCAGGTTTGAAAATACAGTGGACAACCTAAACTTACTTTTCTATTTCATCATTTAAGCAGATGATGTGCTCCTGCATTCTTTTTAGTCTGATTTCATAGCGCACTTCCTTAGCTCGGGGATGGTAATTCCTTGTGTaaaaccctctccagcaggcttGAAGCTTGGCAGCTGCTTTATTCATTCTTTGCAGTTCAGCTGTGCTTTGATCAACACCAACCAACAATGGAGaactctctcctttcttctggTCAGGACAGTGAGTTGTTGGTCCTGATTCAGCACCTACTGAGGCACTAGGGTGACTACACAGAACTTGGTCTTCAGAGGATGCTGAACAGCTGCCAGTCAGGCTAGCTGTTACTAGATCAGAAGGTGGCAAAGACATATTCTCTTGGATATTGTCCTGAGGTTCCCCACTTCTCGCTACTCTGTTTGACTGCTCTCTTGCAATACATAGAGCTTGTTTGTTAGCTGTTTCTCCACTAATACTATCTCTCACACATTTGACCACTGTATCATCATTGTCTTCTAAGCCCAAATTGAGTCCATGGAGCTTCAGATCTGAAATAGGAGACACTGGAGACAATCTTGAAGCAACTGGCACGAAAGCAGACTCTGAGGATAAAAGGCTGCTGTTTAGTTTGTCTTCATCTGTCTGTATATCTTCAAGGTATAGCTCCTTGTGACAACTtctttcaggaagaaaagactTCTTTGCTACACAGGAATGATCATCATTGGCACTTGGTCCAACCCAAGAATTCTTCTGGATGATAGGTTCTAAACAAGCAGAAAAACCATATTCAAAAGTCTTGTAGTATTTCAATGACACATCCTCGTGTCACTGATAGGTAATCACAACTTTGGATAGCTAGAACCTGGGTGTGTTAGAAGATCTAACACTAATCATAATGAGCTTTATTTCTAGGTAACAATAAAGACAATTTATCCCAGTAACAACCACAAACTCTGCAAATACTGGATAAACCAAATGGTACAACCTGTTGCACTCATTAATAACATGAAGcacccacagaatcatagaatggtttggattggaagggactttgaagatAATCTAGTTCAAACTTTTCCTGACAGGGGCACTTTCCACtgaccaggatgctcaaggcctcatccagcctggccttggaacaTTGCCAGAGCTGAAGTGtccacaacctgttccagtgtctcaccatccccactgtaaagaatttcttcctaatatccagcctaactcttttcttccagcttaaatccattccGCCTTGTCCTACTATCAACACAAGCTCTTGCAatatgtccctccccagcttttctgtaggctcccttcaggtaccaaAAGGCCTCTGTAAGGTctttccagagccttctcttctcattaCTTCCAAGTAACAACTCTTCAGTTCACTGCATTGTGTTTTCACCCAAAAATCTCAGTAATACGTCAAGACAGGAAATAGTCCTGGAAGGCATTTTCAGAAAACAAAGTATAACTACGGCACATCGAGGAAAGTCTGTCTAGATGGTttaaggttctcctccccctctactacACCCTGGCAAGACCATACCTGGAATACCGTATCTAGTGATGGGCTCCCCAACACAAAAGAGACAGGGGTCTACCAGAGAGTGTCCAACGTAGGCTACAAGGACAATGAAGGGATTGGAACATCTGAGTGATGAGGGAACGCTGAGCAACTCGGggctgtttatcctggagaagagaaagctgagagaagACCTTATTAATGTCTGTAAGTGCCTTAAAGCTGAGTGTGAAGAGGAGGGGGCCAGTCTCCTTTTTGTGGTGGCCacagatacaaactggaacatgggAAGTTCCTCTttaagatgaggagaaacttctttgctgtgatggagcactggaataggctggccagagaggttctggagtttccttctctggaaacttcccaaatgatctgtgaggtctcttccaaccctgatgatactgtgtgacctgtgtgacctgccctgggtgaagtTGCTTCAACAGAAGGATTGAACTTTATCATCTCCACAGTTtcatttccaacccctaccattctgtgattccatcaatcagttttaaaaaacaaacaaaccaacccaaaatcaaaaaccaaaccacccccaaacaaacaaacccccaacaacccacacaaaaaaacccaacacctcaAAAAAAATGcctaaaataaaccaaaccaagcataaaaaaaaattcaatcCAGTAAAATAACAGGCCCTTGTTCTGAAATTCTTTCCACAAAATTATCAATGTTAAATAAATATATGTTTATTTCTCCAGGTCAGATCACAGGTGCAGATTAGTTTCTTACCACTTTCAAGAACTATCTGTGGTGGCTGGGCTGGACTGCTGTGTTCAGAAGTAACTGGTGGTGTTTTGTTGGGAGTAGATGATGTAGGTGGTCCTTCATTTTGGTGTTCATGCATCAACTGCCTCTGGTGGAGTCTAAGCACAAAATTCCAACAGAATTTAACCTTCTTTCCAACTTTTCTGGTACAAGGGACATATAAAACAATCAACTACTTTAAAAGAAACAACTGACTGTTCTAAGCAAGAAGCAGAATCCCCACACCTACAAGACACTAGCAGGACTACTCACAAAACAGAGGACTGCAGAGATTGctcttgtttcccttcctccttgccCTTTTTCTTCATTACATGAACaggtattaaagaaaaaaaaaatgctatgtGCAATTCTCATGACAGACCGAAACCCACCAATTATTTCTACACATAAGGAAGGGATGCAGACACTTTACAAGTctactgcaaaacacagcttgCTTATATGCACTGAGAGGTTTGAGGAACAGAGAGAATGTCTTTTACATTCAAAAATGATTTAGAGAGATTCCCTGTCACTAAGGGGACAAAGTCCTAACACCAGTTAACAAACATAGCCACAAACATTAACAAGAGCATACAGGGGGGTTCAGACCAGCTAAATTTGACAACCACAAGGGAGAGGTCAGAAGTCAAACTGCCTGAGATAAATCATATATTTGTGTGCACATATATTTAGGACTAGGGATTTTGGTGAGGTTGTGTTCCTGGTGAAGAGTTTTTCGAGATGGTTGCAACAGAGGGAGTTTTCAGATGGTTGTTTGTTGCTGTTCTGGGGGTTTGGGTATTTTGTTTGGTATAGGGGTTCTggctgttgtttggttggtgttcttggttgttggtttgtgggtattttttgtttgtttaatttttattgttttattgCAGAGTTATATTTTGCAAGCCAACATGAAATCTCCCCAGAAATATCATGTCAGTGTCAGAACACTTAGAAAGGCTTTTGCTGTGCCTTCTCAGAAACAGTCCTAACACCTCTCTAATTTCCTCCTGGAGATCAATCCGTGCTGACAATGTATGCTCCCAAGTTTACATCCCTTTTGGGAAGATGTTTGCCTTCTGCTTACCACAACACTTCCCTTGCCCAACTTTCTACCCATACTATGCCATTCCATAAAGCCTGCTTCTTTTAGCTAAGTCTGCTCTCATCTTTGCACAAAAATGTTTGCCAAGAggccctgaagaaaagggatATCTGTATTGTCACATTTCATAGCTTCTCATCTCAATTAGTTCATATTTCATGAGAGGAAAGGGCATCATGGTAATTCTCCTCCTATATTTGCATAGATCTTAGCAAAACTGGTACTGCTGTCAGAACCAGTGGGCTCTAGAGGCCTCTGCTGATGGACCCAAGCTGCCATATGCAGCTTGAAAAGCATCTTTCGAAAGACAATCTTAAAACCAAGACAAAACAAACTAAGAATAAAAAAAGGTAGCTCTTGCATCAGTGTATCACAATAGCCTTCATTTACAGAAGATAACCTAAGGTCTTTACTGAGGTTTTCCTCACTTCAACAACAAGGAAAAAATGgtgtgctttttttcttttaaatctgATTAAGTAGTTTAGTATACTTGCAGTCCCAACGTATATCACCTCCTGTCCTACAAAGCAGAGACTGAAAAATATGGAGAATTTGTCCCTAGACAACCAAGGAAACATCATGACCATCCTCCCACTATCTCGCCTCTCATTCCTCTCTAGGACATACACTGTACTTCCACTATTCTCTCcatacccatccctcactgctgTTCTGAAATCTTTAAAAAGGAAATTTTAATTATATGCCTTATTATTTGTTAGATACAGGCTGTAATTGAGAATATATTGTAACAgcacagaaagaagcagctctcACCTCTGCTTACTCAGGATTTTTTCCAGTTTGGCATCCTCTTCAGTCTGGAGCCCATACGTAGATATAAGAGGACAAACGGTAGCCAAGTACTGGACTAGCTGAACATGCTGCCCAGGTCGATATGATCTTCCTTTACCTTGACTGTAGAGCCATTCTGCTTTCAAACTGTTAGGAAGAGTGAAAATGGTCACCATTAATGCATGGCATGAATTCCCTAGCTCTGCTTTGATTACTCTTCTAGCGGGTACATAAAACTCATTTACAAATCTAATCAAAACCTGGAACATGCACAGTGCCCAGAGGAACTGGAGATTTAATCACCAGAATAATGCATTCTGCTGATTAAATCATATCATATTTATCACATATATCATATATACATCAATGAAATAACAAAACTCTGGCCAAAATTGCCAAGTCTCTGTTTGAGCTGCGTGTAGTCTTAGAGCTGATGTGTCAGTGACTGTCAGCAAAAGTTTCCACAGAAACAGTAAAGTTCACACAAACATGCATAACAGGCACAGAGAATAAATCTTGCTGAAAGTATTCAACAAGTCTGTTTTCAAATTCAACACTCTTCAGTCTGAGAACATttaatatatctatatataataATACACTtcatagaattatttaggttggaagagaccttgaagatcatcaagtccaaccattaactctactttaccaagtccaccactaagccataaCCCCAAACACCCCATCTACagaacttttaaacacatccagggatgtcAAATTGATTATAAAGAGCCAAATCTGGAAATACCACAAAAATCTGGAAATGCAAATCAGGCCCTTTATAAGAGGGGGCATTTGAGTTTCCTTCAA
The window above is part of the Pogoniulus pusillus isolate bPogPus1 chromosome 5, bPogPus1.pri, whole genome shotgun sequence genome. Proteins encoded here:
- the CEP97 gene encoding centrosomal protein of 97 kDa isoform X3; the encoded protein is MAATGVAAKTETASPAAASKKSLVVNLSGQGLQKMGPTLPCDADTHTLILDKNQIIKLEHLEKCRNLMQLSVANNRLVRMMGVAKLTKLRVLNLPHNSIGYVEGLKDLVHLEWLNLAGNNLKAIEQISSCLSLQHLDLSDNNIAQLGDLSKLTSLKTLLLHGNIITSLRTAPVCLPQNLTVFSLAENEIRDLNEVSFLASLHQLEQLSIMNNPCVMATPSIPGFDYRPYIVSWCLNLKVLDGYVISQKESLKAEWLYSQGKGRSYRPGQHVQLVQYLATVCPLISTYGLQTEEDAKLEKILSKQRLHQRQLMHEHQNEGPPTSSTPNKTPPVTSEHSSPAQPPQIVLESEPIIQKNSWVGPSANDDHSCVAKKSFLPERSCHKELYLEDIQTDEDKLNSSLLSSESAFVPVASRLSPVSPISDLKLHGLNLGLEDNDDTVVKCVRDSISGETANKQALCIAREQSNRVARSGEPQDNIQENMSLPPSDLVTASLTGSCSASSEDQVLCSHPSASVGAESGPTTHCPDQKKGESSPLLVGVDQSTAELQRMNKAAAKLQACWRGFYTRNYHPRAKEVRYEIRLKRMQEHIICLNDEIEKLRKEREEDKIQRLVQEEAVRFLWNQVQSLQQWQLSVTQNLGATQQPGIPSAGALCPSEPSIRSSTLEQETPADVSPALLVPSTDVIQEKSLLRYPDSGFHSSMADQTHDGDLSSSEKSLVEGPESSLSMQTVKQCDNSISAGSSDTEDGHGECGQSKESSNNEQDNSLIQQYLKSVQQLEEADEGTNCNDDTEGNWMQIAVSVGSQDSSSDSVSVDLPQDTSSPTRGEISQTAEGCKMNSGIVEGKQTDCDSSFQVLARN
- the CEP97 gene encoding centrosomal protein of 97 kDa isoform X2, whose product is MAATGVAAKTETASPAAASLVVNLSGQGLQKMGPTLPCDADTHTLILDKNQIIKLEHLEKCRNLMQLSVANNRLVRMMGVAKLTKLRVLNLPHNSIGYVEGLKDLVHLEWLNLAGNNLKAIEQISSCLSLQHLDLSDNNIAQLGDLSKLTSLKTLLLHGNIITSLRTAPVCLPQNLTVFSLAENEIRDLNEVSFLASLHQLEQLSIMNNPCVMATPSIPGFDYRPYIVSWCLNLKVLDGYVISQKESLKAEWLYSQGKGRSYRPGQHVQLVQYLATVCPLISTYGLQTEEDAKLEKILSKQRLHQRQLMHEHQNEGPPTSSTPNKTPPVTSEHSSPAQPPQIVLESEPIIQKNSWVGPSANDDHSCVAKKSFLPERSCHKELYLEDIQTDEDKLNSSLLSSESAFVPVASRLSPVSPISDLKLHGLNLGLEDNDDTVVKCVRDSISGETANKQALCIAREQSNRVARSGEPQDNIQENMSLPPSDLVTASLTGSCSASSEDQVLCSHPSASVGAESGPTTHCPDQKKGESSPLLVGVDQSTAELQRMNKAAAKLQACWRGFYTRNYHPRAKEVRYEIRLKRMQEHIICLNDEIEKLRKEREEDKIQRLVQEEAVRFLWNQVQSLQQWQLSVTQNLGATQQPGIPSAGALCPSEPSIRSSTLEQETPADVSPALLVPSTDVIQEKSLLRYPDSGFHSSMADQTHDGDLSSSEKSLVEGPESSLSMQTVKQCDNSISAGSSDTEDGHGECGQSKESSNNEQDNSLIQQYLKSVQQLEEADEGTNCNDDTEGNWMQIAVSVGSQDSSSDSVSVDLPQDTSSPTRGEISQTAEGCKMNSGIVEGKQTDCDSSFQVLHVGVAV
- the CEP97 gene encoding centrosomal protein of 97 kDa isoform X1, whose protein sequence is MAATGVAAKTETASPAAASKKSLVVNLSGQGLQKMGPTLPCDADTHTLILDKNQIIKLEHLEKCRNLMQLSVANNRLVRMMGVAKLTKLRVLNLPHNSIGYVEGLKDLVHLEWLNLAGNNLKAIEQISSCLSLQHLDLSDNNIAQLGDLSKLTSLKTLLLHGNIITSLRTAPVCLPQNLTVFSLAENEIRDLNEVSFLASLHQLEQLSIMNNPCVMATPSIPGFDYRPYIVSWCLNLKVLDGYVISQKESLKAEWLYSQGKGRSYRPGQHVQLVQYLATVCPLISTYGLQTEEDAKLEKILSKQRLHQRQLMHEHQNEGPPTSSTPNKTPPVTSEHSSPAQPPQIVLESEPIIQKNSWVGPSANDDHSCVAKKSFLPERSCHKELYLEDIQTDEDKLNSSLLSSESAFVPVASRLSPVSPISDLKLHGLNLGLEDNDDTVVKCVRDSISGETANKQALCIAREQSNRVARSGEPQDNIQENMSLPPSDLVTASLTGSCSASSEDQVLCSHPSASVGAESGPTTHCPDQKKGESSPLLVGVDQSTAELQRMNKAAAKLQACWRGFYTRNYHPRAKEVRYEIRLKRMQEHIICLNDEIEKLRKEREEDKIQRLVQEEAVRFLWNQVQSLQQWQLSVTQNLGATQQPGIPSAGALCPSEPSIRSSTLEQETPADVSPALLVPSTDVIQEKSLLRYPDSGFHSSMADQTHDGDLSSSEKSLVEGPESSLSMQTVKQCDNSISAGSSDTEDGHGECGQSKESSNNEQDNSLIQQYLKSVQQLEEADEGTNCNDDTEGNWMQIAVSVGSQDSSSDSVSVDLPQDTSSPTRGEISQTAEGCKMNSGIVEGKQTDCDSSFQVLHVGVAV